From Magnolia sinica isolate HGM2019 chromosome 13, MsV1, whole genome shotgun sequence, one genomic window encodes:
- the LOC131224176 gene encoding disease resistance protein RPS5-like — MECISQIINIISRWWDPIARPLIELEDNFSSLKEAMEELKCVRNDVKTRVEVAERGLLKCKEEVQLWLKKVEEAEGEVNAMEETFKQMMRCLWNFHPNCWSAYKLSKWAEKKLKDVAVLKSKGDSFKEVANKQLPDAVEEKPLTLAVGRDLVLEKVLNWIGQGKVGVIGIYGMGGVGKTTLLNDINNQFLKRNDDFYVVIWVVVSKELNVGKIQMDIGKRLGLSWPENESNNQTRTHDIRKILSNKKFMLLLDDIWESLDLGMVGIPHPSSQNMSKVVFTTRFEYVCGHMTADKKIKVECLPEKEAMDLFRRNVGEETMKYHPEIPILAKSVAKECKGLPLALITIGRAMACKKTPQEWKHAISVLSTSKPPSEISGMNDKMLLRLKFSYDNLDGDTIKSCFLYCALFPEDFNIRKGRLIDYWIGKGFLDGWDDDLDEAHNKGHDIIGRLKAACLLERGSDEKTEVKLHDVIRDLALWIASECGKKKNRFLVRAGVGLTHAPVVESWKEAERISLMNNRIKEVTETPQCPNLLTLMLQSNLNFRKVRPEFFQFMPLLRVLDLSHSFLKELPAGLCNLAELRYFNLSNTEITSLPEEIGNLVKLKHLDLGYISTLGIIPRGVISRLSELRVIKLERSYSKWEEGSEGLNMSELEGLERLNHLNLTLSNVHALERLLCSSKLQNVTRNLFLMNLTISNQRSSLLTAMKSLQRLNLRHCNGLVEVTISGYVKEDDDYPVSSLEWLSLRELPHLNCIRVGRGCFRNLHTIRILFCYKLKKIYGLLQLGNLETIFIKDCYELEEVIGTVIPDDEVADIGLMQLKRMTLLNLRELTSICSYALHFPSLEEIYVFNCPKLKKLPLSLHSAHNSLRKIREAEFRKESAAKDFAIRPGLSCTAPGTYKEREEREKKRAGSWNVRGRAEKRCLAGVGFEGRKKRKKREGAGESTERLAAGSVAWAGPGPEAEFRKESAAKDFAIRPGLSCTAPGTYKEREEREKRRAGSWNVRGRAEKPWVAVLALKKEEIST, encoded by the exons ATGGAGTGCATCAGTCAAATCATCAACATCATATCTAGATGGTGGGATCCGATCGCTCGTCCCCTCATTGAGCTTGAAGACAACTTCAGCTCCCTTAAGGAAGCCATGGAAGAATTGAAATGCGTGAGGAATGACGTGAAGACAAGGGTGGAAGTCGCAGAGAGGGGGCTTCTCAAATGCAAGGAAGAGGTTCAATTATGGCTAAAAAAGGTAGAAGAAGCGGAAGGAGAAGTGAATGCAATGGAAGAAACTTTCAAGCAAATGATGAGGTGTCTTTGGAatttccatccaaattgttggtCGGCCTACAAGCTTAGCAAGTGGGCGGAGAAGAAGCTGAAAGATGTAGCTGTGCTGAAGAGCAAAGGTGATTCCTTCAAAGAGGTGGCGAACAAGCAGCTTCCCGATGCTGTTGAAGAGAAGCCTCTTACATTAGCTGTGGGCAGGGACTTGGTGTTGGAGAAGGTTCTAAACTGGATTGGCCAAGGCAAAGTGGGAGTTATTGGAATATATGGAATGGGGGGTGTGGGGAAAACAACACTTCTGAATGATATCAATAACCAATTCCTTAAAAGAAATGATGATTTCTATGTTGTGATTTGGGTGGTGGTGTCTAAAGAATTAAATGTAGGAAAGATTCAGATGGATATTGGCAAGCGATTGGGCTTGTCTTGGCCAGAGAATGAAAGCAACAACCAGACACGGACTCATGACATTCGCAAGATCTTGAGCAATAAGAAATTCATGCTGTTGTTGGATGATATTTGGGAATCGTTGGATCTAGGGATGGTCGGAATTCCTCATCCAAGCAGCCAAAACATGAGCAAGGTTGTTTTCACTACACGATTTGAGTACGTCTGTGGCCACATGACCGCCGACAAGAAGATTAAAGTAGAATGTCTTCCTGAGAAAGAAGCAATGGATCTATTTCGACGGAATGTTGGTGAAGAGACCATGAAATACCATCCAGAGATACCGATCCTTGCCAAGAGCGTTGCTAAAGAGTGCAAGGGTCTGCCCCTTGCGCTCATCACCATTGGGCGGGCCATGGCATGTAAGAAGACACCACAGGAATGGAAGCATGCTATATCAGTTCTGAGCACAAGCAAGCCACCATCGGAGATATCAGGTATGAATGATAAAATGCTTTTGCGCTTGAAATTCAGTTATGATAATCTCGATGGTGACACAATTAAATCGTGTTTCCTATACTGCGCACTGTTTCCGGAGGACTTCAACATTAGGAAAGGAAGGCTTATAGATTACTGGATAGGCAAAGGATTCTTAGATGGGTGGGATGATGATCTTGATGAAGCCCATAACAAGGGACATGATATCATTGGAAGATTAAAGGCTGCATGCTTGTTGGAGAGAGGTTCTGATGAAAAAACAGAGGTAAAGTTGCATGACGTGATTCGTGATCTGGCCTTATGGATAGCTTCAGAGTgcgggaagaagaagaataggttTTTGGTGAGAGCAGGCGTGGGACTGACGCATGCACCGGTGGTTGAGAGCTGGAAGGAGGCCGAGAGGATATCTCTAATGAATAATAGAATAAAAGAAGTAACAGAGACACCTCAATGCCCCAACCTCTTAACCTTGATGCTCCAATCGAATTTAAATTTTCGAAAAGTCCGCCCCgagttttttcagttcatgccaCTTCTTAGGGTCTTGGATCTGTCACATTCATTTTTAAAGGAGCTTCCAGCAGGGCTCTGTAACTTGGCAGAGCTACGATATTTCAATCTATCAAACACGGAGATCACATCATTGCCTGAAGAGATTGGAAATCTGGTAAAGCTGAAGCATTTGGACTTGGGGTATATATCTACTTTGGGCATAATTCCTCGAGGGGTAATCTCCAGGCTTTCTGAGTTAAGAGTGATCAAACTAGAAAGGAGTTATTCAAAGTGGGAAGAAGGGAGTGAGGGATTAAATATGAGTGAGTTGGAAGGCCTCGAACGTTTAAACCATCTTAATCTCACCTTATCAAATGTGCATGCTCTTGAAAGGTTGCTCTGCTCTAGCAAGCTACAGAACGTGACTCGGAATCTATTTCTGATGAATCTGACTATCTCCAACCAACGATCATCCCTTTTAACTGCAATGAAAAGTCTTCAACGGCTTAATCTTCGCCACTGCAATGGGTTGGTGGAGGTGACAATTAGTGGGTATGTAAAGGAGGATGACGATTATCCTGTTTCGAGCCTAGAATGGCTCAGCCTTCGTGAACTCCCCCACTTAAATTGCATTCGGGTGGGCCGCGGATGCTTCAGAAACCTTCACACAATAAGGATTTTGTTCTGTTACAAGTTGAAGAAAATTTATGGTTTACTACAACTTGGAAATCTTGAAACAATTTTTATAAAAGATTGCTATGAGCTAGAAGAAGTAATAGGTACGGTCATTCCTGATGATGAAGTTGCAGATATAGGGCTAATGCAACTAAAACGTATGACACTCTTGAACCTTCGAGAACTAACGAGCATCTGTAGCTATGCACTGCATTTTCCTTCCTTGGAGGAAATCTACGTCTTTAATTGCCCAAAGTTGAAAAagctccctctttctctccataGCGCACACAATTCTCTAAGGAAGATACGTG AAGCAGAGTTCCGCAAGGAATCTGCCGCGAAGGATTTCGCAATCCGGCCAGGCCTCTCCTGCACAGCCCCTGgcacctataaagagagagaagaaagagaaaaaaagagggCTGGAAGCTGGAACGTGAGAGGAAGAGCAGAGAAACG CTGCTTGGCAGGGGTTGGctttgaaggaaggaagaaaaggaagaaacgtGAAGGTGCGGGAGAGAGTACAGAGAGGTTGGCTGCTGGCAGCGTCgcttgggctggacctggacctg